One Nocardioides aromaticivorans genomic window carries:
- a CDS encoding RNA polymerase sigma-70 factor: protein MTSRDADPFVTHRNLLFTVAYEMLGSAADAEDVVQETWLRWAAVDHAEIQEPRAYLVRIVTRQALNRLRTLSRRREDYVGEWLPEPLLTAPDVAEDVELAESVSMAMLTVLETLGPTERAVFVLREVFDMPYDEIATAVGKTSAAVRQIALRARNHVASRRPRHDVDRVEQQAVVERFLAAVQTGDLQALMDAMAPDILLRADGGGIAQAIRKPLSGSEPVARLLANFTVFAPDGVLDLVWLNGAPAALIRAKGELTAVSFGFENGLISNLYVVRNPHKLTALDSEARLSRES from the coding sequence ATGACCTCTCGGGACGCCGATCCCTTCGTCACCCACCGCAACCTGCTCTTCACCGTCGCCTACGAGATGCTCGGCTCCGCCGCCGACGCCGAGGACGTGGTGCAGGAGACCTGGTTGCGGTGGGCGGCGGTGGACCACGCGGAGATCCAGGAGCCCCGCGCCTACTTGGTCCGCATCGTCACCCGCCAGGCCCTCAACCGGCTCCGGACGCTGTCCCGCCGGCGCGAGGACTATGTCGGCGAGTGGCTCCCCGAGCCGCTGCTGACGGCGCCCGACGTCGCCGAGGACGTCGAGCTCGCGGAGAGCGTGTCGATGGCGATGCTGACGGTGCTCGAGACCCTCGGCCCGACCGAGCGCGCCGTGTTCGTGCTGCGCGAGGTCTTCGACATGCCGTACGACGAGATCGCCACCGCCGTCGGCAAGACGTCGGCCGCGGTGCGCCAGATCGCGCTCCGGGCGCGCAACCACGTCGCCTCCCGCAGGCCCCGGCACGACGTCGACCGCGTCGAGCAGCAGGCGGTCGTGGAGCGGTTCCTGGCCGCCGTACAGACCGGCGACCTGCAGGCGCTGATGGACGCGATGGCGCCCGACATCCTGCTGCGTGCCGACGGCGGCGGCATCGCGCAGGCGATCCGCAAGCCGCTCTCCGGCTCGGAGCCCGTGGCCCGCCTGCTCGCGAACTTCACCGTCTTCGCGCCCGACGGCGTGCTCGACCTGGTCTGGCTCAACGGCGCGCCCGCCGCGCTGATCCGGGCGAAGGGCGAGCTGACCGCGGTCAGCTTCGGCTTCGAGAACGGCCTGATCAGCAACCTGTACGTCGTCCGCAACCCGCACAAGCTGACCGCGCTCGACAGCGAGGCCCGGCTGAGCCGGGAGTCCTGA